A genome region from Bacteroides stercoris ATCC 43183 includes the following:
- the recQ gene encoding DNA helicase RecQ — protein sequence MAGKKINLTDQLKNYFGFDTFKGNQEAIIQNLLAGNDTFVLMPTGGGKSLCYQLPSLLMDGTAIVISPLIALMKNQVDAMRNFSEEDGIAHFINSSLNKSAIDQVKSDILAGRTKLLYVAPESLTKEENVEFLKTVKISFYAVDEAHCISEWGHDFRPEYRRIRPIINEIGKAPLIALTATATPKVQHDIQKNLGMVEAQVFKSSFNRPNLYYEVRPKTANVDKDIIKFIKNNPEKSGIIYCLSRKKVEELAEILQANGINARAYHAGMDSATRTQNQDDFLMEKIDVIVATIAFGMGIDKPDVRYVIHYDIPKSLEGYYQETGRAGRDGGEGQCITFYTNKDLQKLEKFMQGKPVAEQEIGKQLLLETAAYAESSVCRRKTLLHYFGEEYTEENCGNCDNCLNPKKQVEAQELLCTVIETVLAVKENFKADYIIDIIQGKETSEVQAHLHEDLEVFGSGMGEEDKTWNAVIRQALIAGYLTKEVENYGLLKVTDAGKKFLKHPKSFKITEDNDFEEVEEEAPARGGGACAVDPALYSMLKDLRKKLSKKLEVPPYVIFQDPSLEAMATIYPITLDELQNIPGVGAGKAKRYGEEFCKLIKRHCEENEIERPEDLRVRTVANKSKMKVAIIQAIDRKVALDDIAMSKGIEFEELLDEIEAIVYSGTKLNIDYFLEDIMDEDHLLDIYDYFKESTTDNIDDALDELGDDFTEEEVRLVRIKFISEMAN from the coding sequence ATGGCAGGGAAGAAGATTAATTTGACAGACCAGCTGAAGAACTACTTCGGGTTCGACACTTTTAAAGGAAATCAGGAAGCAATCATACAGAATCTGTTGGCGGGTAACGATACTTTCGTGTTGATGCCCACCGGCGGTGGAAAGTCTTTGTGCTATCAGTTACCCTCTTTGTTGATGGACGGCACGGCCATTGTGATTTCTCCTCTGATTGCCCTGATGAAGAATCAGGTCGATGCGATGCGTAATTTCAGCGAGGAGGATGGAATAGCTCATTTCATCAATTCTTCCCTTAACAAGAGTGCGATAGACCAGGTGAAGTCCGATATCCTTGCCGGGCGGACGAAACTGCTGTATGTAGCTCCGGAGTCTTTGACAAAAGAAGAGAACGTGGAGTTCCTGAAAACGGTTAAGATTTCTTTCTATGCCGTAGATGAGGCCCATTGTATTTCTGAATGGGGACATGACTTCCGACCGGAATATCGCCGTATCCGTCCTATTATCAATGAAATCGGGAAAGCTCCGCTCATTGCATTGACTGCAACCGCCACACCAAAGGTGCAGCACGATATCCAAAAGAATCTGGGTATGGTGGAAGCGCAGGTGTTCAAGTCGTCTTTCAATCGTCCGAACCTTTATTATGAGGTACGTCCCAAGACTGCAAACGTAGATAAGGATATTATCAAGTTCATCAAGAACAATCCGGAAAAGTCGGGTATCATCTATTGCCTGAGCCGGAAGAAAGTAGAGGAACTTGCCGAGATACTTCAGGCAAACGGGATTAATGCCCGTGCCTATCATGCTGGAATGGATTCGGCCACACGAACACAGAATCAGGATGATTTCCTTATGGAAAAAATCGATGTGATCGTGGCCACGATTGCTTTCGGTATGGGTATTGACAAACCGGATGTGCGTTATGTGATTCACTATGATATTCCGAAAAGCCTGGAGGGGTATTATCAGGAAACCGGACGTGCCGGAAGAGATGGAGGCGAAGGACAGTGTATTACTTTTTATACCAATAAAGACCTGCAGAAACTGGAAAAGTTTATGCAAGGCAAGCCTGTTGCAGAGCAGGAAATAGGCAAGCAGCTTCTGCTGGAAACCGCTGCGTATGCCGAATCGTCCGTTTGCCGCCGAAAAACGTTGCTACACTATTTCGGTGAGGAATATACGGAAGAAAATTGTGGAAATTGTGACAACTGTTTAAATCCGAAAAAACAAGTGGAAGCTCAGGAATTATTGTGCACCGTAATAGAAACTGTTCTTGCGGTAAAAGAAAATTTTAAAGCAGACTATATTATAGATATTATACAGGGAAAAGAAACTTCGGAAGTGCAGGCGCATCTGCATGAAGATTTGGAAGTGTTCGGTTCCGGTATGGGAGAAGAAGACAAAACTTGGAATGCTGTTATCCGCCAGGCATTGATTGCCGGTTATTTGACCAAAGAAGTCGAAAACTACGGCTTGTTGAAAGTAACGGATGCAGGTAAGAAATTCTTGAAGCATCCTAAATCCTTTAAGATTACGGAAGATAATGATTTCGAGGAAGTGGAGGAAGAAGCACCGGCACGCGGCGGTGGCGCCTGTGCGGTAGACCCGGCTCTCTATTCCATGTTGAAAGACTTGCGTAAGAAGCTCTCCAAGAAGTTGGAAGTACCGCCTTATGTTATATTCCAGGACCCTTCTTTGGAAGCAATGGCAACTATTTATCCGATAACTTTGGATGAGTTGCAGAATATTCCGGGGGTAGGAGCCGGCAAGGCGAAGCGTTATGGTGAAGAGTTTTGTAAGCTGATTAAACGCCATTGTGAGGAGAACGAGATAGAACGTCCGGAAGATTTGCGTGTACGTACCGTGGCCAACAAGTCTAAGATGAAGGTCGCTATCATTCAGGCTATTGATCGCAAGGTGGCTTTGGACGATATCGCCATGTCAAAAGGTATTGAGTTTGAGGAGTTGCTGGATGAGATAGAAGCTATTGTCTACTCCGGTACGAAACTGAATATCGACTACTTCCTGGAAGATATTATGGACGAAGACCATCTGTTGGATATATACGACTATTTCAAAGAATCTACTACGGATAATATCGATGATGCTTTGGATGAGCTGGGGGATGATTTTACAGAAGAAGAAGTACGTTTGGTACGTATTAAGTTCATCTCCGAAATGGCAAATTAA
- the guaB gene encoding IMP dehydrogenase, whose translation MSFIADKIVMDGLTYDDVLLIPAYSEVLPKTVELSTKFSRNIELKIPFVTAAMDTVTEAKMAIAIAREGGIGVIHKNMSIEEQARQVAIVKRAENGMIYDPVTIKRGSSVADALGLMSEYKIGGIPVVDDEGHLVGIVTNRDLRFEKDHNKRIDEVMTKDNIVTTNQTTDLEAAAQILQEHKIEKLPVVDKDNKLVGLITYKDITKAKDKPMACKDSKGRLRVAAGVGVTADTLERMQALVDAGADAIVIDTAHGHSMYVIEKLKEAKKRFPNIDIVVGNIATGEAAKALVEAGADGVKVGIGPGSICTTRVVAGVGVPQLSAVYDVAKALKGTGIPLIADGGLRYSGDVVKALAAGGYSVMIGSLVAGTEESPGETIIFNGRKFKSYRGMGSLEAMEHGSKDRYFQSGTSDVKKLVPEGIAARVPYKGTLYEVIYQLTGGLRAGMGYCGAANIEKLHDAKFTRITNAGVLESHPHDVAITSEAPNYSRPE comes from the coding sequence ATGTCATTTATTGCTGATAAGATTGTAATGGACGGATTGACTTACGATGACGTTCTGTTAATCCCTGCTTACTCTGAGGTACTTCCTAAAACAGTCGAACTCTCGACTAAGTTTTCACGTAACATTGAGTTGAAAATTCCGTTTGTAACAGCCGCTATGGACACTGTTACCGAAGCGAAAATGGCTATTGCCATTGCCCGTGAAGGCGGTATTGGCGTGATTCATAAGAATATGTCTATTGAGGAGCAAGCCCGTCAGGTTGCTATTGTAAAACGTGCCGAAAACGGTATGATTTACGATCCGGTAACAATCAAGAGAGGTTCTTCGGTAGCTGATGCATTGGGCTTGATGTCCGAGTATAAGATTGGCGGTATTCCGGTAGTGGACGATGAAGGACATTTAGTGGGAATCGTAACCAACCGTGACCTCCGTTTCGAGAAAGACCATAACAAGCGTATCGATGAGGTGATGACGAAAGACAACATCGTTACCACCAACCAGACAACCGATTTGGAAGCTGCTGCTCAAATCTTGCAGGAGCACAAAATCGAGAAGTTGCCGGTGGTCGATAAAGACAATAAACTGGTAGGTTTGATTACCTATAAAGACATCACCAAGGCTAAAGACAAACCTATGGCTTGCAAGGATAGCAAAGGCCGTCTTCGTGTGGCTGCCGGTGTGGGTGTGACAGCCGATACATTGGAGCGTATGCAGGCATTGGTCGATGCCGGAGCAGATGCTATTGTAATTGATACGGCGCACGGGCATTCCATGTATGTAATAGAAAAATTGAAAGAAGCTAAGAAGCGTTTTCCGAATATTGATATAGTAGTAGGCAACATCGCTACCGGAGAGGCTGCCAAGGCATTGGTTGAGGCCGGTGCGGACGGAGTAAAGGTTGGTATCGGTCCGGGCTCCATTTGTACCACTCGTGTCGTTGCAGGTGTAGGTGTTCCTCAGTTGTCTGCCGTGTACGATGTGGCAAAGGCACTGAAAGGCACAGGTATTCCTTTGATTGCCGATGGCGGTTTGCGTTATTCCGGTGATGTCGTGAAGGCTTTGGCTGCCGGCGGTTACTCTGTTATGATTGGTTCATTGGTTGCCGGAACAGAAGAATCTCCGGGTGAAACGATTATTTTCAACGGACGTAAATTCAAGTCTTATCGCGGCATGGGTTCTTTGGAAGCCATGGAGCATGGTTCTAAAGACCGTTACTTCCAGAGCGGAACGAGCGATGTGAAGAAGCTCGTGCCGGAAGGCATTGCAGCCCGTGTTCCTTATAAGGGAACTTTGTATGAAGTGATTTATCAGCTGACCGGCGGTTTGCGTGCAGGTATGGGATATTGCGGCGCTGCCAATATAGAGAAGCTGCATGATGCCAAATTCACCCGCATCACCAATGCCGGTGTGTTGGAAAGCCATCCGCATGATGTTGCGATAACCAGCGAGGCTCCGAATTATAGCCGTCCCGAATAA
- a CDS encoding peptidylprolyl isomerase encodes MVMIRTCLVMIFSGVSWFAFSQQDPVLMRVNGKDVLRSEFEYYYNKDAASFASGYVAPEKYAERFADFKLKVSAAETAGLDTALSFREKVENYRNRLIKSYLTDTAVIENEARRLYDKMKAGHHAGRVRVSHIFKYLPQNVSGHALRKAVAGMDSIYEYLRRNQTPEAFDACVKRFSDEKQPFWVSWLQMPVEFENVAFELSAGEVSQPFFTPQGIHIVKVIERMEMPSFDDVKNGMEVCRAYRHGTDWGVEAQVEKLKKEYGYAPDKTGMDELIRTGQTKRTLFTLAGKSYTGNDFICFAVAYPAGIRRQLDAFVMKTVLDYENVCLERKYPELRYQVEEYRNRLLLDKITGQEIQKRIESDEAGLQTYFEKHRSDYQWREQRYKGIVLHGVSKRIVKQARKFLKSLPEEEWKDAIRLTFNAGAQPQIQAEQGTFASGDNVYVDDLVFKGKDAAPMVSFPFTAVLGKKVKAPDDYREVKDRVVTDYRNCLEKQWITRLRTSAKVEINQEVLKTVNNH; translated from the coding sequence ATGGTTATGATAAGGACTTGTTTGGTGATGATTTTTTCCGGAGTGAGCTGGTTTGCTTTTTCCCAGCAGGACCCGGTGCTGATGCGTGTCAATGGAAAGGATGTGCTGCGTTCTGAGTTTGAGTATTATTATAACAAGGATGCGGCATCGTTTGCTTCCGGGTATGTTGCACCGGAAAAGTATGCGGAGCGGTTTGCAGACTTCAAACTGAAAGTATCTGCTGCCGAGACAGCCGGTTTGGATACGGCTCTTTCGTTTCGTGAGAAGGTTGAAAATTACCGCAACCGGTTGATAAAATCGTATCTGACAGATACGGCTGTCATTGAAAATGAAGCCCGCCGGTTGTATGATAAAATGAAAGCCGGTCATCATGCGGGACGCGTCCGTGTGAGTCATATTTTTAAGTATCTTCCTCAAAATGTATCCGGTCATGCATTGCGTAAAGCAGTTGCCGGCATGGACTCCATTTACGAATATCTCCGGAGGAATCAGACACCCGAGGCTTTTGATGCCTGCGTAAAACGTTTTTCTGATGAGAAACAGCCATTTTGGGTGAGTTGGCTGCAAATGCCGGTAGAGTTTGAGAATGTAGCTTTTGAGTTATCGGCAGGCGAAGTGTCCCAACCTTTTTTTACGCCGCAAGGCATTCATATTGTGAAAGTTATTGAGCGAATGGAAATGCCGTCTTTTGACGATGTGAAGAATGGAATGGAGGTTTGTCGGGCTTATCGCCACGGGACTGATTGGGGAGTTGAAGCACAGGTGGAGAAGCTGAAGAAAGAATATGGGTATGCTCCCGACAAAACGGGTATGGACGAACTGATACGTACAGGACAAACAAAACGTACGCTGTTTACATTGGCAGGAAAGAGCTATACGGGAAATGACTTTATCTGTTTTGCAGTAGCATATCCGGCTGGTATACGCAGGCAGCTGGATGCTTTTGTAATGAAAACTGTACTTGATTATGAAAATGTATGTTTGGAACGGAAATATCCGGAATTACGTTATCAGGTGGAGGAGTATAGGAACCGCTTGTTGCTGGATAAAATCACCGGACAGGAAATCCAGAAACGAATCGAGTCAGATGAGGCCGGTCTGCAAACTTATTTTGAAAAACATCGTTCCGACTATCAGTGGAGGGAACAGCGGTATAAAGGTATTGTTCTGCACGGAGTAAGCAAACGTATTGTCAAACAAGCCCGTAAATTTTTGAAGAGTCTGCCGGAAGAAGAATGGAAAGATGCGATTCGGTTGACTTTCAATGCCGGTGCACAGCCTCAGATACAGGCGGAGCAGGGAACATTCGCTTCCGGTGACAATGTATATGTCGATGATTTGGTGTTTAAGGGCAAGGACGCAGCGCCTATGGTGTCATTCCCTTTTACTGCCGTGCTGGGTAAGAAGGTGAAAGCGCCGGATGACTATCGGGAAGTAAAAGACAGGGTGGTTACTGATTATCGGAATTGTCTGGAGAAGCAGTGGATAACCCGTTTGCGCACCTCGGCTAAGGTTGAAATTAACCAAGAGGTTTTAAAAACCGTTAATAATCACTGA
- a CDS encoding peptidylprolyl isomerase, whose translation MRTTCLGLLILLFCSSCKEQHDHGGRTPLVELDGNFLYHEDLQAVLPAGLSKDDSLLFAEHYIRNWAEDVLLYEKAQSNIPNSGEIDKLVENYRKALIMHAYQQALINQTLSEEISETELADYYEKHQELFKVESPLIKGLFIKVPLTAPQLGSVRRWYRTENREAVEHLEKYSLQNAVKYEYFYDKWVPITEVMDLMPLKVPDAGEYLNKNRYVELKDTAFHYFLNVSDYRAVGEQEPYEFARSQVKDMMLNMKQVNFMKQVKEDLYQRAEKKDKIKYY comes from the coding sequence ATGCGAACAACCTGTTTGGGACTTTTAATCCTTCTTTTCTGTAGCTCGTGCAAGGAACAGCACGATCATGGAGGGCGAACACCGTTAGTGGAATTGGATGGTAACTTCCTTTACCATGAAGACCTGCAGGCGGTGCTTCCCGCAGGATTGTCGAAAGATGACAGCCTGTTGTTTGCGGAGCATTACATCCGTAACTGGGCAGAAGATGTGCTGTTGTATGAGAAGGCGCAGAGTAATATTCCCAACAGCGGAGAGATTGACAAACTGGTGGAGAATTACCGGAAGGCGTTGATTATGCATGCATACCAGCAGGCGCTGATAAACCAAACTCTTTCTGAAGAAATTTCGGAAACGGAACTGGCTGATTATTATGAGAAGCATCAAGAGCTTTTTAAGGTAGAGAGTCCTTTGATAAAGGGATTGTTTATCAAAGTTCCCCTCACAGCCCCTCAACTGGGCAGTGTTCGCCGTTGGTACAGGACCGAAAACCGCGAGGCCGTAGAGCATCTGGAAAAATACAGTCTGCAGAATGCCGTGAAGTACGAGTATTTTTATGACAAGTGGGTTCCGATAACCGAAGTGATGGACTTGATGCCGCTGAAAGTGCCCGATGCCGGAGAATATCTGAATAAGAACCGCTACGTGGAACTGAAAGATACGGCTTTTCATTATTTTCTGAATGTGAGCGATTATCGTGCTGTGGGAGAACAGGAACCGTATGAGTTTGCCCGTAGTCAGGTGAAGGATATGATGCTGAACATGAAGCAGGTGAATTTTATGAAGCAGGTGAAAGAAGATTTGTATCAGCGTGCGGAGAAAAAAGATAAAATTAAGTATTATTAG
- a CDS encoding peptidylprolyl isomerase — protein MKMCMNFKFVVLFALTLLAGSTVYGQDNVIDEVVWVVGDEAILKSEVEEARMSALYEGRKFDRDPYCVIPEEIAVQKLFLHQAALDSIEVSESEVIQRVDYMTNMYISNIGSREKMEEYFNKTSSQIRETLRENAREGLKVQKMQQKLVGEIKVTPAEVRRYFKDLPQDSIPYIPTQVEVQIITQQPKVPLEEIENVKKRLRDFTDRITKGETSFSTLARMYSEDRGSAIRGGEIEFSGRGMLDPAYANVAFNLQDPNKVSKIVESEYGFHIIQLIEKRGDRIKTRHILLKPHIPEESLTAGMARLDSIADDIRNGKFSFEEAASVLSQDKDTRNNHGLLPNPNTNTSKFEMQELPPEIAKVVDKMKVGEISEAFTMIPQKTGKEECVIVKLKSRTNGHKATVADDYQNLKEIVLEKRRDEMLDKWIREKQKHTYVRINENWRNCTFKYPGWIKD, from the coding sequence ATGAAGATGTGTATGAACTTTAAGTTTGTAGTTTTATTTGCCTTGACGCTGTTAGCCGGTTCTACCGTTTATGGACAAGACAATGTGATTGACGAGGTCGTGTGGGTAGTGGGCGACGAGGCTATATTAAAGTCCGAAGTGGAAGAAGCTCGTATGAGCGCTTTGTACGAAGGACGTAAGTTCGACCGGGACCCCTATTGTGTGATACCGGAAGAGATAGCCGTACAAAAGCTGTTCTTGCATCAGGCGGCACTTGACAGTATTGAAGTTTCCGAATCCGAAGTCATCCAGCGTGTGGATTATATGACAAATATGTATATCAGCAATATCGGTTCACGTGAAAAGATGGAAGAATACTTCAATAAAACTTCCAGTCAGATTCGTGAAACATTGCGGGAAAATGCCCGTGAAGGGTTGAAAGTACAGAAGATGCAGCAGAAACTGGTTGGTGAAATCAAAGTTACGCCGGCCGAGGTGCGTCGTTATTTCAAAGATCTGCCGCAAGATAGTATTCCCTATATACCGACGCAGGTGGAGGTGCAGATAATTACCCAGCAGCCGAAAGTACCTTTGGAAGAAATAGAAAACGTAAAGAAACGCTTGCGCGATTTTACCGACCGTATAACAAAGGGTGAGACCAGTTTCTCTACGTTGGCTCGTATGTATTCGGAAGACCGTGGTTCTGCCATTCGCGGTGGCGAAATCGAGTTTTCCGGACGTGGTATGCTGGATCCGGCATATGCCAATGTTGCTTTCAACTTGCAAGACCCCAATAAGGTCTCTAAAATAGTGGAGTCCGAATATGGTTTTCATATCATTCAGTTGATAGAGAAGCGTGGAGACCGTATTAAAACCCGTCATATATTGCTGAAACCGCATATTCCGGAAGAATCTTTGACAGCAGGTATGGCTCGTCTGGACTCTATAGCCGATGATATTCGTAACGGGAAGTTCTCTTTTGAGGAAGCGGCATCGGTGCTTTCACAAGACAAGGATACACGCAATAATCACGGTTTGCTGCCCAACCCCAATACCAATACCTCCAAATTCGAGATGCAGGAGCTGCCGCCTGAAATTGCAAAAGTGGTAGACAAGATGAAAGTTGGCGAGATTTCTGAGGCATTTACCATGATTCCGCAGAAAACCGGAAAAGAAGAATGTGTTATCGTGAAGTTGAAGAGCCGTACCAATGGACATAAGGCTACCGTTGCCGATGACTACCAGAACCTGAAAGAGATTGTTCTGGAGAAACGTCGGGATGAGATGCTGGACAAGTGGATTCGTGAAAAGCAGAAACACACTTACGTTCGCATCAACGAAAATTGGAGAAACTGTACATTCAAGTATCCGGGATGGATAAAAGACTGA
- a CDS encoding OstA-like protein yields MDKRLIFGLVCLFGVCLLSAQDRKSEPDKKKKRVDLLYADEAQADQQLRPDVQVLIGSVRMKHDSMYMFCDSALIYEKINSVEAFGNVRMEQGDTLFIYGDYLYYDGMSQLAMLRENVRMINRNTELTTDSLNYDRLYNLGYYFDGGTLTDEENVLTSEWGEYSPATKLAVFNHEVKLVNPKFVLTSDTLKYSTESKIATILGPSDIVSDKNHIYSERGEYNTVSEQAELLDRSILTNEGKKLTGDSLFYDRKLGYGEAFDNVQMNDTVNKNMLTGNYCFYNELTGNAIATQRAVAIDYSQGDSLFMHGDTLRLVTYHMNTDSAYREMRVYHKVRAYRTDVQAVCDSLVYNSKDSCLTMYTDPVLWHGAQQLLGEEVKVYMNDSTIDWAHIINQALAVEQKDSIHYNQVTGKEMKAFFQDGDMRRVDVNGNVLIVFYPEEKDSTMIGMNYAEGSFLRIYLKDRKMEEAALIGKSNGILYPMDQIPADKMKLPSFVWFDYIRPLNKDDIFEWRGKKAGETLQKSDRKPLTSPRDMHIKRTKK; encoded by the coding sequence ATGGATAAAAGACTGATATTTGGTTTGGTATGTTTGTTCGGCGTTTGTTTGTTGAGCGCGCAGGACAGGAAAAGTGAGCCTGACAAGAAAAAGAAACGTGTGGATTTGCTTTATGCCGATGAGGCGCAGGCGGATCAGCAGTTGCGCCCTGATGTGCAGGTGCTGATTGGCTCGGTCAGGATGAAGCACGATAGTATGTACATGTTTTGTGACAGTGCTCTGATTTACGAGAAAATTAACTCTGTGGAAGCATTCGGTAATGTTCGTATGGAGCAGGGAGACACTTTGTTCATATACGGTGATTACTTGTATTATGACGGTATGTCCCAGCTTGCCATGCTGCGTGAGAATGTCCGTATGATTAACCGCAATACGGAACTTACTACGGATAGCTTGAACTATGACCGTCTGTATAATTTAGGATATTACTTTGACGGCGGTACGCTGACCGATGAAGAAAATGTCCTGACTTCCGAATGGGGAGAATACAGCCCGGCAACCAAACTGGCAGTGTTCAACCATGAAGTGAAATTGGTAAATCCGAAGTTTGTCCTGACTTCCGATACGTTAAAGTACAGTACGGAGTCCAAAATCGCTACGATTTTGGGGCCTTCTGACATAGTCAGTGATAAGAACCATATCTATTCGGAGCGTGGAGAATACAATACCGTATCCGAGCAAGCAGAGCTGTTGGACCGTTCCATTTTGACTAATGAAGGCAAGAAACTTACCGGAGACAGTCTTTTCTATGACCGCAAGCTGGGTTATGGTGAAGCTTTCGATAACGTACAGATGAATGATACGGTGAACAAGAATATGCTTACCGGCAATTACTGTTTTTATAATGAGCTAACCGGTAATGCCATTGCTACCCAACGTGCCGTTGCTATAGACTATTCTCAGGGTGACAGTCTTTTTATGCATGGTGATACACTGCGTTTGGTAACGTACCACATGAATACAGACTCTGCCTATCGTGAAATGCGTGTTTATCACAAGGTGCGTGCTTACCGCACAGATGTGCAGGCAGTGTGCGATTCTTTGGTTTATAATTCCAAGGATTCCTGTTTGACGATGTATACCGACCCTGTTTTGTGGCACGGTGCGCAGCAGTTGCTCGGTGAGGAGGTAAAGGTCTACATGAACGACAGCACCATCGACTGGGCGCACATCATTAATCAGGCGCTGGCTGTGGAACAGAAAGATTCTATCCATTATAACCAAGTGACAGGCAAGGAGATGAAAGCTTTTTTCCAGGACGGAGATATGCGCCGGGTAGATGTGAACGGTAATGTCCTGATTGTGTTCTATCCGGAAGAGAAAGACAGTACAATGATTGGCATGAACTATGCCGAAGGCAGTTTCCTGCGTATTTATCTCAAAGACCGTAAAATGGAAGAAGCTGCATTGATAGGCAAGTCCAACGGCATATTGTATCCTATGGACCAAATACCGGCCGACAAGATGAAACTTCCTTCATTTGTGTGGTTTGATTATATTCGTCCCTTGAACAAGGATGACATCTTTGAGTGGCGGGGTAAAAAAGCGGGTGAAACATTGCAGAAAAGTGACCGGAAACCTTTAACTTCGCCAAGAGATATGCATATAAAACGAACTAAAAAATAA
- the mutL gene encoding DNA mismatch repair endonuclease MutL, whose protein sequence is MSDIIHLLPDSVANQIAAGEVIQRPASVIKELVENAIDAEATEIHVLVTDAGKTCIQVIDDGKGMSETDARLSFERHATSKIREASDLFALRTMGFRGEALASVAAVAEVELKTRPAGEELGTRLVIAGSKVESQEAVSCPKGSNFSVKNLFFNIPARRKFLKANSTELSNILAEFERIALVHPDVAFYLYSNDAELFNLPVMPLRQRILAIFGKKLNQQLLSVDVDTTMIKVSGFVAKPEASRKKGAHQYFFVNGRYMRHPYFHKAVMDAYEQLIPAGEQISYFIYFEVDPANIDVNIHPTKTEIKFENEQAIWQILSAAVKESLGKFNAVPSIDFDTEGMPDIPAFEQSRPIEPPKVHYNADFNPFKTSSASSYSSGGSYPRQSVEWEGLYSGLEKASRMNEPVEEEPLAFEEAVSAVTEAVEPASQSSSLYSGDSSSMEKGAQHLQFKGRFILTSVKSGLMLIDQHRAHVRVLFDRYMTQIRQRQGVSQGVLFPELIQLPVSEAAVLESLSDDLAAVGFDFSPLGGGSYAINGIPSGIEGLNPVELVRNMVHTAMEKGSDVKEEVRTILALTLARAAAIVYGQVLSNDEMSNLVDSLFACSTPNYTPDGRTVLSTIREEDIEKLFQK, encoded by the coding sequence ATGAGCGATATCATTCATTTGCTGCCCGATTCGGTTGCGAACCAGATTGCTGCCGGAGAGGTGATTCAGCGTCCGGCGTCTGTCATCAAGGAATTGGTAGAAAACGCGATTGATGCAGAAGCCACCGAAATACATGTTTTGGTAACGGATGCCGGAAAGACCTGCATCCAGGTTATTGACGATGGAAAAGGAATGTCCGAAACGGATGCGCGTCTGTCCTTTGAGCGTCATGCCACTTCCAAGATACGTGAGGCCTCTGATTTGTTTGCGTTACGTACAATGGGTTTTCGCGGTGAAGCGCTGGCGTCTGTTGCGGCGGTGGCGGAGGTAGAGTTGAAAACCCGCCCGGCCGGTGAAGAACTTGGTACGCGTCTGGTTATTGCCGGTTCTAAAGTAGAGAGTCAGGAGGCTGTTTCTTGTCCTAAGGGAAGTAACTTTTCAGTGAAGAACCTATTCTTCAATATTCCTGCCCGCCGTAAGTTTCTGAAAGCAAATTCAACGGAATTAAGCAATATTCTAGCCGAGTTTGAGCGCATAGCCTTGGTGCATCCGGATGTTGCTTTCTATCTGTATAGTAATGATGCGGAGTTGTTCAATTTACCTGTCATGCCGTTGCGCCAGCGCATCCTCGCCATATTCGGTAAGAAGTTGAACCAGCAGTTGCTTTCGGTGGATGTAGACACGACGATGATAAAAGTTTCCGGTTTTGTGGCAAAGCCGGAGGCATCCCGTAAGAAAGGTGCGCACCAGTATTTTTTTGTGAACGGCCGCTATATGCGCCATCCATATTTTCATAAGGCAGTTATGGATGCCTATGAGCAACTGATTCCTGCCGGCGAACAGATATCCTATTTCATCTATTTCGAGGTAGACCCTGCGAATATAGATGTAAACATTCATCCTACAAAGACGGAAATCAAGTTTGAGAACGAGCAGGCTATTTGGCAGATACTTTCAGCGGCTGTGAAGGAATCGCTTGGAAAATTCAATGCTGTACCGTCCATAGACTTTGATACAGAGGGCATGCCTGACATTCCGGCATTTGAGCAGAGTCGTCCCATCGAACCGCCTAAGGTGCATTATAATGCGGACTTCAATCCTTTCAAGACTTCCTCTGCCTCTTCTTATAGCAGCGGAGGAAGTTATCCGCGCCAAAGTGTAGAGTGGGAGGGACTGTATTCCGGTTTGGAGAAAGCAAGTAGAATGAATGAGCCTGTCGAGGAAGAACCGCTTGCTTTCGAGGAGGCGGTTTCCGCTGTAACGGAAGCCGTTGAGCCCGCTTCCCAATCTTCTTCTTTGTACTCCGGTGATTCTTCTTCCATGGAGAAGGGGGCACAGCATTTGCAATTCAAAGGACGTTTTATCCTTACTTCCGTAAAATCCGGCCTGATGTTGATAGATCAGCACCGTGCGCATGTCCGTGTGCTGTTCGACCGGTACATGACTCAAATTCGCCAAAGGCAGGGAGTATCTCAGGGGGTGTTATTTCCGGAATTGATTCAATTGCCAGTTTCCGAAGCTGCGGTGTTGGAAAGTCTGTCGGACGATTTGGCGGCAGTCGGTTTCGACTTCAGTCCTTTAGGTGGCGGCAGTTACGCTATCAATGGTATTCCTTCCGGCATCGAGGGGTTGAATCCGGTAGAACTGGTGCGCAATATGGTACATACCGCCATGGAGAAAGGCAGTGACGTCAAGGAAGAAGTCCGGACAATCCTTGCGCTGACACTGGCGCGTGCAGCAGCTATCGTTTACGGACAGGTGCTGAGCAATGATGAGATGTCCAATTTGGTAGACAGCCTTTTTGCCTGTTCCACGCCCAACTATACGCCTGATGGCCGTACGGTGCTTTCCACTATCAGGGAAGAGGATATTGAAAAGTTGTTCCAGAAATGA